GAACTTTATTAAAGCAGAACGAATGGGAAACTGGATGTTACACCTTGAATCTACTTTGAAAAGGTTACCCTCCTTCGCAGCAACCGGGCATAATAACTACATGAAGTCAAGCTATTTTTATGTACAGAATATGTTGAAATTGGcggatgaaaacaaaaacgtaCACGAAAAATTCTTGAACGGATTACATGTTGGCAGAATAACAGATAAGCTCTGGGCAGGACTATCACATAACCTTATCATTGAACAAGAACTTATGCGAGCAATGAAGTCCACTggtaatgaaaatttttagttatttaacTTGAATATTTATCAACAATCTCTTTGTAAAGGTGGCATTACTCGTAGAAAAGGGATGGATGAACTCGATCGATTAATTTGGGTTTTATCTAGACCTACTTGCTCTAAAATTAATTCACTAATGCAGAATGTCATAGGAGTCAAACTCTCTACAGCTGAGCAGCATCAAGAGCTTAATAATTCAAGGAAAAAGAGGGACTACACAGACACTCATACATTAATTAATTATCTCAGACCCCACATTCCTTTAAATGGAGGACAAAACGAactaaaaaacatttcaactgGAGTGTTGTCTGTTTGTAGTGTTAACGTTTATGAAGCCAAAGAAGTAGGacataaaattattcaaaaaatgtctggATCATCTATTGAAGCTTTTACCGCACGGAAGAAAGATCAATGCATTTTAATGACTGAAAAATCGAATCCTGGAGCAAACAAGAAAAGCGTCAATATTGACccaaatttactttttcaaaGAATTATTGTCTTgttaacataaaaaaagaatcatgAATTGAATGTATGAATAATCAAGTTATTTAATCTGCAATCAttaatctctttttctttctcaatcaATAGGCGGATCCACTAAATCAAAATGgctccaacaacagcaaagacATCAAGATCTAGCGTGAAAGGCCTCATAACAAAAAAGATTAATCAGCCGAAGACGTACGACTTAGTCGAAATGACATTGAAGACGTCAAATGAACTGGAAGATTTAAAATTAGATCTGAAGGAGACATTCGGAAAATTCCAGCAGCTTTCCCTTAAGATCCAAGAGGATCTGAATACAATGGATGCGCCCCAAGAAGATTACGAGACAGAAGAAGATTATTGCAGAAATGTGAAAGACGAAATCAACGCAGCCAGAGTAATTCTGAAGACGAAACAGATGGAATGGGATGCCATTAAGAAAACAGAAGAGGAAGATCTGGAGGCGAAAAAAGCATGGAAACTGAAAAagcaagaaatggaaaaagcggcggagatagaaaagcaaaaggaagaagacaaGAAGCTTTTACATTTGCTCCAACAGCAACAGTTTCAACAGCTAAATACGGACAACATGCAACAAGTTATAGCCGcaattccagcagcagccgcaccCAATGTGACTGTGAACGCGCCGGTCGGAGTCGCACAAGCAACGCGACTCCCACAACGACAGATTCGTCACTTTCAAGGCGATATCCTGGAGTGGACCTCATTTTGGGAGACGTTCCACAACGCAGCCATACATTCCTCAAGCCTCACAACGGTACAAAAATTTGACTATTTGAAAGAATATGGGAAGGGGAAATCCCGTCTTTTTGTCGAGAATTTAGAGCTCACCGATGCCAATTACCAAATCGCCATCGATGAGCTGAAAAAAACTTACGGAAAAAAGGAGGTGCTGATCAGCGCCCATTTTGAGAAATTGGATTCTCTTCAGCCAGTAAGAGACGCGAAGGACGTCGCAGCTCTGCGAAACCTTCAGCTTACAATCCAATCCCACATCAGTGCATTGGAAACtctcgaaaaaggaaaaacaacctACGGGAGCCTCCTTGGGACCAAGCTAATCAAATTGGTCCCGTACAAACTTCAAGAGAAATGGTCTGAAGTGGAAACTAACGACTCTACACTGTAGAGTATGCGATCCGCTACactgtaaaaaatgcgatcCGCATTGCCATAATCGGATTATGGCAATGCGGATCGCATTTTTTTACCGAAATTAACACTAGCTGAAGAACACGTCATTGCTTTAGCACGAATCTTCATCGTGATAATTAAATTGACTGGATACCAACATGGCGAACGGCAATGTGGAAAACTAGGCCACGCCATTGCTTATGCACAATACGGAGAGCATCTTGAAGAaaagataaatgaaaaaagacgaaatagAACTAACCGGAAATTCCCTTACATTAACGATTTTTACGATGCGCTGAGCATCGTTTTCGTTGGATCTCATTTGCAATGGGCAGCACTTGTAGCTGACAAGCACCACAAAATTTGGCACCCTATTCAAGTCCGTAGCGAGGTCATCTTCTTGTGGTTGGGCGCACTGAAACACTTCAACTCACGTTACAAAGACATTGTCATTGACGATTCACAAGAAATGAAGATGGCCTTAACCAAAATTCCAGATGAATTAATATCTCGTGCTTCAATTGCGGAACACGATACAGAGATAAAAATAGATCAAATCGTTTCTCAACAGTCGTCTGATGTAGATGCAGCCAACGACCAAGACACAGAAACTACGATCGAAGACTCCAGCGGAAAACCAAATCTCTATCCCATGTCTTTCCTTACTAGAACTTCACCAACCAACTCGAATGAACTGTCCTCCAGTGAGGCAGCATTTTAAGGTATCACATAGCTCAACGTAATACTTCCTCATTCCTATTGTAAATATATGCATTTTCTTACTAGGAATATCGGAAACCCTGGCTCAACCTGATGGATTTCGATACCTCAGACAAAGCAAATACAAGAAAGGCTGGAATGCATCCAATGAGGAAGATTTTGAAACCGCGCCTAAATTAACTAATCAATCAAAAACTCACAAATGGTGTTATGACCATGAAACCGAAGATTGTGTCACCATTAAGCAAGAAGATGAACcattaaatgaatttgaacaaAACGATCACTTGATGTATTCAGCTTTCCCCCATCTCTTCCCTCTTGGTAGAGGAATAAGGAAAAATGGAAGCATACCTATTAAAGATATGCGACACATGGAATTGCAATGGCATGGAAAATTTGCTAATTGCATGCGATTTCTCTTTCTGCTCTTCGACCAATGGCAACGACATATCACGTGCCGATCAATTCAGACTACCGTTAGGACAAACAAATTGTCAATGGAAACATTCAGTCAAATGGTTTCGGATCCGAAATTTCTCAGCCAATTGGAAGAAGCGAAGAATAGGCCCAATCATCCCAAATCActgaaacttctttcaaaaatcACGCCTCACTTGTCTTTAATCAGTAAAAAAGTTCCATATTCAGTAGCAGCAAGATCTGCTACCGTAGGTCATCTCATGAGCATGGTTCGCTATTTTGGACCACCTTCCATCTTCTACACTCATTCTCCAGATGACACTAACGGATTACTCAATTTACGATTTACTCTTCCTATGACAAACAATTGGTCTTTTCCGGCAACAGAAAGCGGTTTTGCCGAAGCCATGCGTAATCACCAGACAGATTTCCATGGCATCTCATTTAGTGAATcggcaaaaaaaacaatgttagCTCTTGGTCCAATTTCCGCTGCCCAAATGTTCCAAATCATGACTGAGGCTTTCTTCGTTCATATGTTGGGAACACCACCTGACGgaacaagcaaaaaaaaaagtattcctTTATCTAAACGTCAAGCAGGAATattcggtacaccagtggcgTCCTTCGGCTGTACAGAAGAACAAGCTCGTGGTTCTCTTAACATGcatattttgttttggggTGGATTAACGCCTAACCTACTGCAAACTACAGGTGGCATCCCGGGTTTGAAAAGATACATTGCCGAGGCAATCAACCGTGTGGTTTCAGCACAACTAGAGCCGACTATTCATTTGAAACACTTATTACGAGATTTGAACAACGAGAAACCACCTCATGCTGCGTTTTTCAATCCACATCATCCTGTCCGCGAGAAACAGCAATACATTCAAGATTTCCAACGAACCGTCAACTTATGCAACATACACCAACATGGTCTCACATGTTTCAAGAAAAAGATAGGGAAGACATGCTGTCAACGAGGACGTGGCGTACATCTACGAGAGGAAACTGGTTGCTTGCAAATCGTAGCCAAGAAAACCGATCCAAGTCAACTAGAAGTGTCTTTTGAAGTACTTCCTTTCATCCTTCCACCAGACGAGGCCGTGACAACAAGAAGGAATTTTTCACAACTACCTGTTGCAATGCGAGATAAGCGAATGATAATGTACTTTTTAATTCGACCAGCTATTCTACCACCATTGCCAACAGAAGACGGTCGCAAATCTCCCCCTACattgattgaaaaaatggtttaaacatCAGAATTGCAATAACAATTTGACTTGTTAGCGGAGgaagacaaagaaaaagtttgcaaAACTTTGCAAAAACGAAACGCAATGGTAGTCGAATACAACTCTCTAGCCTCTGCCGTATTGGGGTGCAACACCAATGCAGCACTCCTTGGCAGTGATGTGCAAAGCAAGAGCGCATTGTGTTACTTAATAAAGTACGTTAGCAAACCTCCGGCAGAATTGGCACATTCTCTACCGCTTCTTTACCATGCCAGAAAAACCATCGACCAGTATCCATCGAAAGCAGATGACAGCGGCAGCATCATTCGTACTGGAATACACTATCTTAACAAAATAGCTAACGATCTGAGCGGCGCGATTGAAAAATCGGGACCAATGGCAGCAGCTGCTATTCTCGGCATGCCTGCTGAGACAAGTTCAGAAACTTTTTGGGTGACCTATATACATGCAGCAATTTTTTATGTAACTGAACACCCAGAAACTTCAAGTTCATGTCCAAAAAGGCAAAACGAAGAATTTGCTGATCTTTGGGAAAATGAATTACCTAGAGAGCATCAAGACGAAGAAATCAACGAAATCAACGTCGCGAATTCTATCTACAATGAAAGCCGTCAAGGAAATGATGAATCAAGTGACAACGAAACAACTATCCAAGAGGACACCTCAAATCCAGACAAGGATCCTAACATCTTCAAGGAAACGTTCATTGAAAAAGATCCCTTGATTCTTGGATCAACGCTTCAACATAGAGACGAAAACGTTAATTCTACAGCAAATATTTATGTCACACCCCGGAAAATTATCGCCGTACCTCAACATCTTCACTACGCTTATAGAGGAACTCAATTACACGAACTCAGTCTTTACGAGTACACAGCTCTAATTGACATTGTTCCATGGCGAGAAAAGAAGGGCAAAAAGTCAGAGGGATACAACGAGCAAAGTGAACCAGGAAGACCAGCCAACGGAACTTTTGATTTCACGAACGCTCATCCCCTACACGGTAACAAATAGCTAATTGGCTCCCATATCACGAAAACATCAACACTAACGTATGCTGATTTTTCATACTTCATTTCTCTAGGTTCATACATACAAAGATTACGATCGAAAACGAAGGTTCCAATTTTAGTGGtgccaccaccagcaccaccagcaCCGAAACCGTCAACATTAACCGACGCCTGGCGATCGCAAGCTCGAAAATTTGCGAATTACTTCCTTATACTTTATCGACCATGGAAAACGATGACTACAGATGGCGGAACACTTCCAGGGCCAACGACATGGACTGATTTTTGTTCGTTCATGTATAACTTGGTAAAAGGAAACAACAATGGAGTCACGACGTGTTTGAATCGTGTCCGATCACAATGGATTCACCACGCAGCTCACGAATTACGTATGGCAGGTAGCGATCAAACAGCTGTCTCGAAATGGCGATATGAGTGTGCCGACCGATGGAACGACACTGATAATCACTCACTAGCTGGAGTTAATATGCGAGACAAAGGAGATTTTCAAGCCAATCCCAcaaaaattcaagaagaaatggCAGCCATCGAGGCTCAGAAAAACATCGACCTTTTACGAAACAAAGCTGCTGCTGACGACCTATTTCATCGTCCTAAGAATAGCTGTGAGGAATACTATCAAGCAACGAAACTAGCCTTAGATCATCTTTTTCGACCGGCACAACGCAAAACAAGCCATTCAAACACAATGACGAAAGCTAAACAAATAGTTCAGCCTTCAAACAGAGTAGATTAATTGGCTGGAACAGTGTTTCTTATGAAATTAGATTCATCTTACCAAGAagcaaaagaaaccaaaaaagataCCGTTTCCAACAAACCATCTGACTCCAAAGCACCTGCAAGTAGTCGGCCATGTCTAGCAGAGGAACTTAACGATGAGCAACTGAAAATCTGGACAACAGTAAAAACGTACTTCTCTGatttaagaaaattcaaagATGGAAGAGGATCTCACCCGCAACCATTCCGCATCCTAGTGCATGGAGGACCAGGAACCGGCAAATCTTTCTTAATAGGAAGCATCCTCCAAGCAGCACTTGATGTCAACTTAACTGTCGCCTGTATTGCTCCCACAGGAATTGCAGCCAGCAAACTACCAAACGGGAGAACAATTCAcaatttcttctcctttccaATTTTCCACGACACCAGAGTATACCTATCGAAACCTAATCATTTCAAGCTGGCTACACTTCAACAACAAGCTAAACATCAATCACTGGCATTGCTGGTTATCGATGAAATCTCCTACGTCGGACAAGAAATGCTGGCTCAAATTGAACTCAGGGTTCGACAAATAATGGAAAACGATTTACCGTTCGGGGGAATTGCTCAACTATACCTGGGAGACTTCTTCCAATTTCCGCCAGTATCTCCAACTGAAACTCTTTACCACGCTTTGCTAAACATGTCTACTGAAGACATCGGACAAAATCCACAAACTACATTCACTAGTCCTGCCAAACAAGGAGCACGATTGTTTGCTACCTTCCAAAAAGTAGAACTTACCCAACAGATGAGAGCAGCCAAAGATCCCGATCACATGTCTTTCCTCAATCAGCTCCGTACGTCAGCAGCAAAAGGAAGGACCAAGACATTTGAACCTctcgaaaaactaaaagtaCTGACGAGACAAGATATCGAAAAAGAACCGGATTGGATGAACGCGCCCATTGTAGTCACAAGCAACGAGGAACTTTATCGAATTAACGAGCATCAATCGTCTATTTTTGCCAAACAGCAAAACTGGCCGCGTATAATTTGGTACCAACCAATACTGGGTCTAGTGGCTAACGCCATTGATCAGGATTAAGTAAATTATCTATACGCAACTTGCCACAGACTGAAAGGCATTTTCGTTCACGGAGCTCCAGGATTTCTTACCGAAAACATTAATCCCACACACGGACTGACAAACGGAACAGCAATCACCTACCACTCCTTAGTCTTAGATCCAAGAGAAGACAGAGAGCGTGTGTTGACAGCCATGTGTAGTAGCCGAGAAGATATCGTCCTCAAATACAATCCCGTCTACGTACTAGTAAACGTAACAAATgccaaacatgaaaatttcgTCGAAATCACGACAGAGAAATATCAAGTCGTCATACCGTTACCTCAGACGCACATCAGTAAAACGTTCAAAAGTCAAATTCCAAGCAAAGATGGGAAAATTAGCCTTCAAACGAAAAGTCACGGAGTGGAACTAGGATACGCAATTACTCTTCACAAAATCCA
The sequence above is drawn from the Daphnia pulicaria isolate SC F1-1A chromosome 1, SC_F0-13Bv2, whole genome shotgun sequence genome and encodes:
- the LOC124322727 gene encoding uncharacterized protein LOC124322727; its protein translation is MAGSGIEEILSLIYAENSVPHMLSGKAYTRAVRGFLLLERAINALIHEDTIFKNDSIVECNNSDSTQSNTDDDIQTSTCLSNVDYDEINRLYSIMMSGVSLDNLDFLNQSPTIRKLKTIVVDNIKNNSNCKTGKLWIQLLDMVSIMKNFIKAERMGNWMLHLESTLKRLPSFAATGHNNYMKSSYFYVQNMLKLADENKNVHEKFLNGLHVGRITDKLWAGLSHNLIIEQELMRAMKSTGGITRRKGMDELDRLIWVLSRPTCSKINSLMQNVIGVKLSTAEQHQELNNSRKKRDYTDTHTLINYLRPHIPLNGGQNELKNISTGVLSVCSVNVYEAKEVGHKIIQKMSGSSIEAFTARKKDQCILMTEKSNPGANKKSVNIDPNLLFQRIIVLLT